The following DNA comes from Oharaeibacter diazotrophicus.
GTAGACGTCGGCGACGACGCGCTCGAACAGGGCCGGGGTCGGCGCGCCGCGGTCGACGATCCGGCCCGCGGCGATCACCACCACGGCGTCTGCGAATTCGGCGGCGAGGTTGAGGTCGTGCAGCACCACGAAGACCGCGCCGCCGCCGCGGGCGAAGCGGCGGGCGGCCTCCAGCACCTCGATCTGGCGGGCGAGGTCGAGGTTGGAGGTCGGCTCGTCGAGGAACAGCGCGCGCGGGCCGTCGTCGCCGACCGGCCGCGGCACCTGCGCCAGCGCCCGCGCCAACTGGACGCGCTGGCGTTCACCGCCGGAGAGCCTCGCGTAGGACCGCCCGCCCCAGCCGGCGAGGCCGACCGCGGCGAGCGCGCGCTCGACCGCCTCGGCCGGCCGCTCGCCGGCGGCGCGGGCGCCGAGCGCGACGATCTCGTGCACGGTGAGCGGGAAGGTCGGGGCGCCGTGCTGCGGCAGCACGGCGCGGCGGCGCGCAAGCGCCCGAGGGCCGAATCCGGCGAGCGGGCGG
Coding sequences within:
- a CDS encoding heme ABC transporter ATP-binding protein; the encoded protein is MITATGLSLDRACRRVLDDIWVEVTAGRVTVAVGPNGAGKSTLLKVLSGELRPGEGTVLLGDRPLAGFGPRALARRRAVLPQHGAPTFPLTVHEIVALGARAAGERPAEAVERALAAVGLAGWGGRSYARLSGGERQRVQLARALAQVPRPVGDDGPRALFLDEPTSNLDLARQIEVLEAARRFARGGGAVFVVLHDLNLAAEFADAVVVIAAGRIVDRGAPTPALFERVVADVYDLPGAASRMPAFGTAYVLPQARAGARPAIGR